One Mugil cephalus isolate CIBA_MC_2020 chromosome 12, CIBA_Mcephalus_1.1, whole genome shotgun sequence DNA segment encodes these proteins:
- the c12h3orf38 gene encoding uncharacterized protein C3orf38 homolog, translated as MSGLSETERAGFTKILNLMTNSDLLSLSDTVTNKMIVVENMAEATETILSFTKNAEELLRRKKVHRDVIFKYLAKEGVAMPPSSEKHQLVRRTLELWASVKAADGQSIQGESDQSRLQQTTEASSDSTDMSAGVGFDPLVLGQQFCQWFFQLLNSQNLSLGQPPQDWGPHHFWPDVKLRLLSRAGSEQMEEFLGAELVSLRLLALTREERLLFSPNLEPHGLRALASPHGLVLVAVAGTIHRDAACLGIFELIFGLIRSPLENNSWKIKFVNLKIRGQDALGGTEVTAPALSYNSSELQLLCS; from the exons ATGTCAGGGCTGTCAGAAACAGAGCGTGCTGGATTTACAAAGATACTGAACTTAATGACAAATAGCGACTTACTCTCACTCAGTGACACGGTCACAAATAAGATGATCGTTGTGGAAAATATGGCAG AGGCTACGGAAACGATTCTGTCGTTCACTAAAAATGCCGAGGAGCTCCTGCGAAGGAAGAAGGTTCACCGCGACGTCATATTCAAGTATCTGGCCAAGGAAGGTGTGGCGATGCCCCCGAGCAGCGAGAAGCACCAGCTGGTGAGAAGGACTCTGGAGCTTTGGGCCTCAGTGAAG GCTGCTGATGGCCAAAGCATTCAAGGAGAGTCGGATCAATCTAGACTGCAACAGACCACAGAGGCATCATCTGATTCCACGGATATGAGCGCTGGCGTGGGCTTTGACCCGCTGGTGCTTGGTCAGCAGTTCTGCCAGTGGTTCTTCCAGCTCTTGAACAGTCAGAACCTCTCACTGGGCCAACCGCCTCAGGACTGGGGACCACATCACTTCTGGCCAGATGTGAAGCTACGCCTCCTGTCCAG AGCTGGCAGTGAacagatggaggagttcctggGTGCGGAACTGGTTAGCCTTCGTCTCTTGGCCCTGACCAGGGAGGAGCGCCTCCTCTTCAGTCCCAACCTGGAGCCTCACGGTCTCAGGGCCCTGGCCTCCCCCCACGGCTTGGTGCTTGTGGCCGTGGCTGGGACCATTCACAGAGACGCGGCCTGTCTGGGCATCTTTGAACTTATATTCGGCCTTATCCGCTCCCCGCTGGAGAACAACAGCTGGAAGATAAAGTTTGTCAATCTAAAGATCAGAGGACAGGATGCTCTGGGTGGGACGGAGGTGACGGCACCCGCTTTGAGCTACAACTCCAGTGAACTGCAACTCCTCTGCAGTTGA